The following is a genomic window from Mycolicibacterium sp. TY81.
CGTGCCCGTCGATACGGCTCCGGCAGAAGCCCATTGCGCGCTTATGAGTGCCGCGCAGCCCAATGACCACACGACGGTGTCGGGCATTTTCGCAGCCGCGCAGCACGCGGACTAGCGGTTCATCGCTTCTTGCGCTGAATCACAACAGATTTGGATGCGGACGTTCGCATCCATGTTCAAAAAGAAAGTAGTAGTCACATGACCGAAGGAACCGTGAAGTGGTTCAACGACGCTAAAGGCTTCGGCTTCATCTCCCCGACGGCGGTGCACCCGATGTTTTCGTACATCACACCGAAATCCTGGGCGCCGGCTTCCGCTCACTGGAGGAGAACCAGCGAGTGAAGTTCGATGTCACCCAGGGCAATAAGGGCCCGCAGGCCGTCGGCGTCACCACGCTCTGATTCCCGCGGAAATTCTGGACTGACGCACCACGCGTCAGTCCAGAACCTTTCCCGAAACACGTTGCCGCCGTGCGGCTGTCAGGATTTCCTCGGCGGTCTCCAGCATCGCGTCCTCACCGCGACGCGGGTCTACCGGCTGACCGGCAGCGCGGCGCAGCACCATGCCGGCGAGCGTGTTGTTGGTCGTGCTGGGCACGATCAACAGGGTGGCGGTGGCTTCGCACCCTTCCACGGTCATGATGTGCTGCGCGCGTCCACGCCAGGCCTGCCAATTGAGGTTCGGCGGATTGTGCAGGGGCGACCAGTTGATGCCGACCTCCGCGATCTTCCCGAGACGGTCATCGAGAACCGCCATCAGGCCCCCGAATTCGTCGGCCAGGACTCCCGTGTACGGCCACCAGGCCCCGTCGATCCGACGACCGAGCTTGTCGGACAGGCACAGCCGGACGGGCTTGTCGGCGCGGATCCGTTGCGCGACGTACGCCATCAGGTCACCACCGCATGCTGAAGCCCACTGGTGCGCCATCCCATGAAAAGTCCTAACGGTCGGTGCCGCGATCACCCACCGGCAGAATCACGTAGAGACCACGCTGCCAATGACTTCGAGCGGAGCCGCCAAGCAACATCTGACGCGGCTCTACCTATGACGCTACGCCGCATGCGCGGCCGCCGCGCCGCGCAACCGTCAGTCGCTGTACTCCGCGGTCCCGTCTTCGAGCACCAGCCGGGCGTTGCTGCCGTCGGCCGCAGCGGCCTCGGTACGGAACACCGCGTGCCCAGGCTCGGTGCGCCACACCGATGTCGTCAACGTCTCGCCGGGGAACACCGGGGATGTGAAGCGCGCGCCGACGGCCTTGATCTTGGCGGCGTCACCGCCGGCGAGCTCGGTGACCAGGACGCGGCCGGCGACGCCGTAGGTGCACAGGCCGTGCAGGATCGGCTTCGGGAAGCCGGCGAGGGTCTGCGCGAACCACGGGTCGCTGTGCAGCGGGTTCCGGTCGCCGGAGAGCCGGTAGATCAGCGGCTGATCCTCGGTGGTGGGCAGCGCCACGACGGCGTCGGCCGGGCGATCCGGGATCTCCGGCGCGGCGGCCCGCTCCCCTGGCTGCCCGCCGAATCCACCCTCACCGCGGATCACCGCGGTCGACCAGGATTCGGCGATCACATTCCCGCTGTCGTCCGTGGCGGTGCCCTTGAACGTCAGGATGGCGTTCTTGCCCTCGCCCTTGTCCTGGATGTCGACCACCTCGGAGCTGACGTTGAATCGGCCCGACGGCGGCAGCGGCGCGTGCAGCCGAATCTGCTGGCTGCCGTGCAGCAGCTTGCCGAAGTTGAAGCTGCCGACCTCCCCGACAGCGCCCCAGGCCGGGCAGCAGATCACCGCGTAGGTGGGCAGCACCTGCTGGTCGATGCCATGGCTGTTCTCCGTGGTGAACGCCAAATCCTTCGTCCCGCAACCCACTCCGAGTGCGTAGAGCAGGGTGTCGCGCTCGGT
Proteins encoded in this region:
- a CDS encoding DUF5994 family protein encodes the protein MAYVAQRIRADKPVRLCLSDKLGRRIDGAWWPYTGVLADEFGGLMAVLDDRLGKIAEVGINWSPLHNPPNLNWQAWRGRAQHIMTVEGCEATATLLIVPSTTNNTLAGMVLRRAAGQPVDPRRGEDAMLETAEEILTAARRQRVSGKVLD
- a CDS encoding MaoC family dehydratase — protein: MPINPNAIGAKTAPQPFEWTERDTLLYALGVGCGTKDLAFTTENSHGIDQQVLPTYAVICCPAWGAVGEVGSFNFGKLLHGSQQIRLHAPLPPSGRFNVSSEVVDIQDKGEGKNAILTFKGTATDDSGNVIAESWSTAVIRGEGGFGGQPGERAAAPEIPDRPADAVVALPTTEDQPLIYRLSGDRNPLHSDPWFAQTLAGFPKPILHGLCTYGVAGRVLVTELAGGDAAKIKAVGARFTSPVFPGETLTTSVWRTEPGHAVFRTEAAAADGSNARLVLEDGTAEYSD